A window of Plasmodium vinckei vinckei genome assembly, chromosome: PVVCY_03 genomic DNA:
aaaaCATCCATTAGATATTATAGCTCAAGTTGGATATTCAAACAAACAtcttattataaataataatataaataacaaattattatatgtattaacTAGCTGTTTACATAAAGATAAAAGGAAAAGaaaatctttttttttttggtctgaatattttgatatCCTCTATAAAGCTAATATATGCTGTGAGGACACAAACTTATCTTTCCTCTTGACCTAGCCATTGTCACTTTTAAGAAGTGTCACCTACATTTTCactacataattttttcaaacattttttacatgtTTTTCCACACATTTTTTCTACACATTTTGGCGATTATGATATTGTTTTTCCCCCATTTCATATTCCTAATTTGtcaacaaatatttatataaccTCATAAACTTGTAGGGGTAAACACTTTGGTTCCCctcttttaaaaataaaaaaataatttttttaaacttttaACATGCTACTAGTTAAGTAGTACAATACAGATAAAATATGGGACATCACCAACTTTCCATTTctacaaaataaagaaagtTCCCCATCaataattttcaaacaTATTGTTGTGTATCATTCAcgttcttttttttttactaaaaatgtatatattaaatatgatgaaataaaaaaatttctccacaataattttgtaataataatttattacattataaataagtgcatatatttttttttatttacatagGATACTAAAAAAGTAAGTGATATAATATAGTGCGTTCTGCAAATGGATTATTACACAATTGTTTATACTTTTAAggagataaaaaaaaaattaaatactaactaaatagtatatataaaaaaaattgtacatataaataagttaaaataataaaaatattttttattctattttatcatcttctatatttataaggaaatatttaatttgaaaagaattcattttttatgtttctCTATTTATCTAGTCAAAGCATACCCTCCTTATAAagtttatattcattttccCTATTCTActttacaaatataattttttttatttagctgtaaaaaaaattgaaaacagtttgataaaaatggcTATCGAAGTTGATGAAGAAACACTGAAAATTGCCAAGGAgttccaaaaaaaaaatgaagaagatataaaaataaaaaaattaaaaccaGAAACTGTAAAGGTAAATGACCCAAgttcaaatttattaaaaataaatgaagcAGCATGTAGAggaagaataaaaatatccaATCTTTTAAATATCCCAATAAgtgaaaatgaatataataataaagataaaatggaaaaaaataaatatattgatcAATTAGTAGTTGTTTGTGGATGGAGTAAAGCTGTTAGGAAACAAGGTGGTGGTAGATTCTGTTTTGTAAACTTAAATGATGGTTCAtgtcatttaaatttacaaataattgtaaatcaaaatatagataattatgataaattattaaaatgtgGTATTGGATGTTGTTTTAGATTTACTGGtactttaattttatcacCTGTACAAAAtactgaaaaaaaaggactattaaatgaaaatgttgAATTAACATTAACAGATAATTCTATACATAgttttgaaatatatggAGAAAATTTAGATCCTCAAAAATATCCactttcaaaaaaaaaccatGGAAAAGAATTTTTAAGGGAAGTAGCACATCTAAGACCTCGTAGTTATTTTATAAGTTCTGTTATGAGAATCAGAAATGCATTAATGGTATCTACacatcttttttttcaaagtagaggatttatatgtatacatacTCCTTTAATAACTGCTTCAGATTGTGAAGGAGGTGGTGAAATGTTTACTGTAACAACACTTTTAAATGAAACAGGTGACATCAGTGCAATCcctaaaacaaaaaaaaaaacaaacaacAATCAAACAGTAAAAAGAGAAGATCAATCTGTAAATGAATCAGGACCAGCATCAATAAATAACACAAATGAATATGTGAttgattataaaaaagactTTTTTAGTAAACAAGCATTTTTAACAGTCAGTGGGCAATTGTCTCTTGAAAACTTATGCTCATCTATGGGAGATGTATATACATTCGGACCCACTTTTAGAGCCGAAAGTTCACATACATCAAGACATTTAGCAGAGTTTTGGATGATTGAACCTGAAATGGCATTTGctgatatatatgataatatgGAAGTTGCTGAagcatatattaaatattgtatTCGATATGTTTTAGATAATCATTTtcatgatatatattactttGAAGAAAATGTTGAAAAAGGATTAATAGATagattgaaaaatattttaaatgaagATTTTGCAAAAATCACTTATACAAATGCTATAgatttattaacaaaatattcTAACAATTTTGATGTACCAGTAAAATGGGGTATGGATTTACAATCAGAACATGAAAGATTTATTGCCgaacaaatttttaaaaaaccagttattgtatataattatccAAAAGATTTAAAAGCTTTCTATatgaaattaaatgaaGATCAAAAAACTGTTGCTGCTATGGATGTACTTGTCCCAAAAATCGGAGAAGTTGTTGGCGGATCACAAAGAGAAGATAATTTAGAATTATTAGATAAAATGatagttgaaaaaaaattaaatattgaaaGTTATTGGTGGTATAGACAATTAAGAAAATTTGGAACACATCCACATTCTGGATTCGGTTTAGGATTCGAAAGACTAATTATGCTTGTTACTGGTgttgataatattaaagaTACAATTCCTTTCCCAAGATACCATGGACATGCCGAATTTTAGATACACCATCCTTGACCATTGGATATGTTCGAAGTCCCTACTCGGTCCTTACTTCGTCATGtcattatttcattatatcattacatttttacattttcacaattttacttttataaGGAAGAGGACTGCGACTCCTCTGCCCATGAGGGTAACAAATgcagtttttttttaaaacttaaaaataattaaaaaaaaaaattacactatataaaaaacagtTTAGTTACAAATAATGGATAGTTCATTCACTCTACATACTACaatacatttttcaaaattattgaGTATCAGTGAAATAAATTGGTGCATCAAACGCGGTTAATTTATTAGGGTTTTTTGCCAATACTCCTCttctttgtttttttcgaCCTCTCTtattaatatcatttttgctatatatttcttttagcAATTCTTCATTCTCCTCATCCAATCTATTCTGATCCTTCATGGCGTCGtaaaatttattgttttcatCTATGCTACCATCTTTGGAAGTctgaataattttattttttacattttcttCTCTTGTTATACTTGGCTTGGGTACTGTCTCATTTACGAGACccaaattttgtttattttccGTCTCTCCATCAATTAGTTTAATCAAACTGGAAGCaccaaataaatttaatgtgtcttttatatgtttaggaagtttacaaaatattgaaataaatttattacagTGTGATTCAAAAGTGACATTAAAACAGTAAAGGTGTAgttttaattctttattatatttatgtaaaatttttaataacatttttttttcatatgcaagattattatttttattttgtttttcaacCAAAtcataaacaaaattagaatttaattttagctttttttggatatttatatattcattatcaCCAACTATACATGTatttaaagaataaaataataaaggttttatatattttgaattatttgcatttatatatatttttaataaactataattttgtttatttaataaaattgtattacTAATTACTTCATAAGTTAGCATTTgtaaattgtttatattattactactTTCAGATACTGGtatcataatatttgaatttggaatatattttaaatacatttttatttcattatgtgtattatattttccttttacTTTTCCATAAACTAAacttataaatacatttttatataaatgctttttaataaatttatttttacaaattaataaacaaCCACTAACACTACTGTGTAATTTATACACTATTTCAAAATCCTCTCTATCctcattatttaataattgtaaactttttattatactttGCTTTTTTTCACTCTTTCCAAATGTAGACACTCCATACTCCTTTTCGACAACCATATAGTCGTTGCCATTGTACAGGATACTGACAAagttgaaaaagaaaacaaatatatatatgtattatatataataatcacACATTGTAAAACTCTTAGGCAATTGTCAAACGTTTTTCTTACagattatttatatcaagCAAGTTTTTTGGTGTTGAAAATCTTCTTAGCGTATTTCTCCTGAATAGCAATTTTAGCTGcaaaacaaataaacaaaaatatatgagataaaaataatagaaaaaacgtaaataatttgtgtatatacaaatttttaaatataaaaagtgaaaaatataaaaaaatgttaaatatatatggacaaaacatataaataacagTATATAGAACAAACTATTTTAGCAAATATACCATTATTTTTccttatca
This region includes:
- a CDS encoding asparagine--tRNA ligase, putative, yielding MAIEVDEETLKIAKEFQKKNEEDIKIKKLKPETVKVNDPSSNLLKINEAACRGRIKISNLLNIPISENEYNNKDKMEKNKYIDQLVVVCGWSKAVRKQGGGRFCFVNLNDGSCHLNLQIIVNQNIDNYDKLLKCGIGCCFRFTGTLILSPVQNTEKKGLLNENVELTLTDNSIHSFEIYGENLDPQKYPLSKKNHGKEFLREVAHLRPRSYFISSVMRIRNALMVSTHLFFQSRGFICIHTPLITASDCEGGGEMFTVTTLLNETGDISAIPKTKKKTNNNQTVKREDQSVNESGPASINNTNEYVIDYKKDFFSKQAFLTVSGQLSLENLCSSMGDVYTFGPTFRAESSHTSRHLAEFWMIEPEMAFADIYDNMEVAEAYIKYCIRYVLDNHFHDIYYFEENVEKGLIDRLKNILNEDFAKITYTNAIDLLTKYSNNFDVPVKWGMDLQSEHERFIAEQIFKKPVIVYNYPKDLKAFYMKLNEDQKTVAAMDVLVPKIGEVVGGSQREDNLELLDKMIVEKKLNIESYWWYRQLRKFGTHPHSGFGLGFERLIMLVTGVDNIKDTIPFPRYHGHAEF